The following proteins come from a genomic window of Gimesia chilikensis:
- a CDS encoding type III polyketide synthase — MSFEILGIGTVNPVHSIEQIEAATHAEALSCSAESTEQQRRLLPVLYRRAGVKTRHSVVLESSTNGEMARQSFYPPAESESDQGPTTSQRMQAYESNAASLAVSAVEAALQDSQVAPGEITQLITVSCSGFSAPGFDIALVRELGLPADVARTHVGFMGCHGALNGLRIAKAFTDNDPQARVLVCAVELCSLHQQYGWCPDKIVANALFADGAAAVVGKQASGEVVDHWQLIASGSTIVPDSEEMMSWRIGDNGFEMTLSPRIPDLIHQNLRPWLKQWLLQQGMSIEDVGSWAIHPGGPRILSAVAETVGFEESLLSPSREVLARYGNMSSPTVLFILKKLQAEQARLPCVMLGFGPGLTIEAALINDCDLSQA, encoded by the coding sequence ATGAGTTTTGAAATTCTTGGAATCGGAACAGTCAATCCAGTGCATTCAATCGAGCAGATTGAAGCCGCCACACATGCGGAGGCACTCAGCTGTTCGGCGGAATCAACAGAACAGCAGCGACGGTTACTGCCAGTTCTGTATCGAAGAGCCGGTGTTAAAACACGACACAGTGTCGTGCTGGAGAGCAGCACCAATGGTGAGATGGCACGACAGAGTTTCTATCCTCCCGCAGAATCAGAGTCTGATCAGGGGCCAACGACATCACAGCGGATGCAGGCATATGAATCGAATGCAGCTTCCTTGGCCGTTTCAGCAGTGGAAGCAGCGTTGCAGGATAGTCAGGTAGCCCCTGGTGAGATTACCCAGCTGATCACAGTTTCGTGCAGTGGATTCAGCGCTCCCGGTTTTGATATTGCGCTGGTTAGAGAATTGGGCTTGCCAGCAGATGTGGCCCGTACACACGTCGGATTTATGGGCTGTCATGGTGCCTTAAACGGGTTGCGGATTGCCAAGGCTTTTACTGACAATGACCCCCAGGCAAGAGTTCTGGTCTGTGCGGTTGAATTGTGCAGCCTGCATCAGCAGTACGGCTGGTGTCCGGATAAAATTGTAGCGAATGCGTTGTTTGCGGATGGTGCTGCGGCCGTTGTGGGAAAACAGGCTTCTGGAGAGGTTGTTGATCATTGGCAGCTGATCGCATCCGGATCAACGATCGTACCGGACTCCGAAGAGATGATGAGCTGGCGCATTGGCGACAATGGTTTTGAGATGACACTCTCCCCTCGCATCCCGGATCTGATCCATCAAAATTTGCGACCCTGGCTCAAGCAATGGTTACTGCAGCAGGGAATGAGCATTGAAGATGTGGGGAGTTGGGCGATCCATCCCGGGGGCCCTCGCATTCTGAGTGCGGTCGCGGAAACAGTTGGTTTTGAGGAATCTCTGCTAAGTCCTTCCCGAGAAGTTCTGGCACGTTATGGAAACATGTCTTCTCCTACCGTGCTGTTTATTCTCAAAAAACTCCAGGCAGAACAGGCACGCTTACCCTGTGTCATGCTGGGCTTTGGTCCTGGGCTGACCATTGAAGCCGCTTTGATTAATGATTGTGATCTGTCTCAGGCTTAA
- a CDS encoding NAD(P)/FAD-dependent oxidoreductase: protein MTALKSISIADASRQEWDILVIGAGPAGTVAAHQAARSGLKTLLVEKKVFPRYKVCGGCLNQRAVNALQEAGLAAALDELDAVHLDQFEMRYQGRALKIPLPGGMAVSRSALDLQLVRMAQQSGVSFLAETKALVCNEAISGFTRKIDLYQQGALCGVARARAVLAADGLGHPSLKQCGEFESKISHDSRIGAGVILPGDQISDYPAGTIHMAIHRHGYVGLARVEANQLNVASAIDREFIKHQQSPNAAVISIMEESGFSVPPVMRSMNLKGTIPLTRKTVRPASHRLLLVGDAAGYLEPFTGEGMSNAISEGVAAVRIASNGLQDWDQSLEQQWLHTHQTLTEGRSHWCRYLSQLLRSPTAINVGLRLFRWFPNMARPIVASLNH from the coding sequence ATGACTGCGCTTAAGTCAATCAGTATCGCGGATGCGAGCAGGCAAGAGTGGGATATACTTGTCATTGGTGCCGGACCTGCGGGCACTGTAGCGGCTCATCAGGCAGCCAGGTCAGGACTCAAAACACTTCTCGTCGAAAAAAAAGTGTTTCCACGTTACAAAGTCTGTGGCGGTTGTCTCAATCAGAGAGCTGTGAATGCGTTACAGGAAGCAGGGTTGGCAGCAGCCCTCGATGAACTCGATGCCGTTCACTTGGATCAGTTTGAAATGCGTTACCAGGGACGGGCATTAAAGATTCCCCTGCCCGGAGGAATGGCAGTCTCCCGTTCTGCATTGGACCTTCAGCTGGTTCGAATGGCTCAGCAGTCAGGAGTCAGTTTTCTTGCTGAGACGAAGGCACTGGTATGTAACGAAGCAATTTCTGGTTTCACTCGCAAAATTGATTTATATCAGCAGGGAGCATTATGTGGAGTGGCCCGGGCGCGAGCTGTATTAGCAGCAGATGGTCTTGGTCATCCCAGCCTGAAACAATGTGGGGAGTTCGAAAGTAAGATTTCTCACGATTCTCGAATTGGTGCAGGAGTCATCTTGCCCGGTGATCAAATCTCAGATTATCCTGCGGGCACGATTCATATGGCAATTCACAGGCACGGCTATGTGGGGCTGGCACGTGTCGAAGCGAATCAACTGAACGTGGCTTCTGCCATCGATCGTGAATTTATTAAACATCAGCAGAGTCCAAATGCCGCAGTGATCAGCATCATGGAAGAATCAGGGTTTTCTGTTCCTCCGGTGATGAGAAGTATGAATCTCAAAGGGACGATTCCCTTGACCAGGAAAACGGTGAGGCCTGCCTCCCATCGGCTGTTACTGGTGGGGGATGCTGCCGGATATCTGGAGCCATTTACGGGTGAAGGGATGTCAAATGCGATATCGGAAGGGGTTGCTGCTGTGCGTATCGCGTCGAACGGATTGCAAGACTGGGATCAATCTCTTGAACAGCAGTGGTTGCACACGCATCAGACTTTGACAGAGGGACGCTCACACTGGTGCCGCTATCTGTCTCAGCTTTTACGCTCTCCAACAGCAATCAACGTTGGACTGCGGTTGTTTCGCTGGTTTCCCAATATGGCCCGGCCCATCGTTGCCAGCTTAAATCATTAA
- a CDS encoding methyltransferase domain-containing protein → MNLQIRQREPELMDQPGLSDAEHGSALTGLSRVNWFSRSSSIFWGPLSKLAQTIDQRPVKILDIASGGGDVSIDLAMRARQTGLDIEISGCDISEYAVKHATERAQQKGLEKIHFFQSDIFQEPAERKYDLVMCSLFLHHLDEPQAVQLMQWMSESTRHLLLINDLRRTRLGYWLAWCGCRLLTRSPIVHTDGPVSVAAAFSIDETEQLARQAGLNQIQVSRHWPQRFLLEWSRV, encoded by the coding sequence ATGAATTTACAGATTCGGCAACGCGAGCCGGAATTGATGGATCAGCCGGGACTTAGTGATGCTGAGCATGGTAGTGCACTTACTGGCTTAAGTCGCGTGAACTGGTTCAGCCGCAGTAGTTCCATCTTCTGGGGGCCTCTGTCAAAGCTGGCTCAGACAATTGATCAGAGACCCGTGAAGATCCTGGATATTGCCAGCGGAGGGGGCGATGTCAGTATCGATCTGGCGATGCGCGCTCGACAGACGGGACTGGACATCGAAATCTCCGGGTGTGACATCAGTGAATATGCCGTCAAACATGCGACCGAAAGGGCTCAACAGAAAGGGTTGGAGAAGATTCATTTTTTCCAGAGTGATATTTTCCAGGAACCTGCAGAACGTAAATACGATCTTGTGATGTGTTCGCTATTTCTGCATCATCTCGATGAACCCCAGGCGGTACAACTGATGCAATGGATGTCAGAATCAACCAGGCATTTATTGCTGATAAATGATCTGCGCAGGACCCGACTGGGGTACTGGCTGGCCTGGTGTGGCTGCCGTTTATTAACGCGTTCGCCAATTGTACACACTGATGGTCCTGTTTCCGTCGCGGCGGCATTTTCAATTGACGAGACAGAACAGTTGGCCCGACAGGCAGGCTTAAACCAGATTCAAGTATCCCGACACTGGCCTCAAAGATTTCTGCTGGAGTGGAGTCGGGTATGA